In Deltaproteobacteria bacterium, a single window of DNA contains:
- the nrdR gene encoding transcriptional regulator NrdR codes for MKCPFCSHLEDKVIDSRLSQDGDVTRRRRECLGCAKRYTTYERVEETLPFVVKKDGTREVFDRMKILSGLKKAFEKRPVSTEAIDGIVDRIEKKFVEAGQKEVPSTAVGEAVMSEIKALDEVAYVRFASVYREFRDISEFMKEMMQLIENKDKQRRGEK; via the coding sequence ATGAAGTGTCCATTTTGCTCGCATCTGGAAGATAAGGTCATAGACTCAAGGCTCTCGCAAGACGGCGACGTTACGCGGCGAAGAAGAGAGTGTCTTGGCTGCGCAAAGCGTTACACCACCTATGAGAGGGTGGAGGAAACGCTGCCGTTTGTCGTTAAGAAGGACGGCACAAGGGAAGTGTTTGACAGGATGAAAATACTTTCCGGGCTTAAAAAGGCATTTGAGAAGCGGCCTGTTAGCACAGAGGCAATAGACGGCATAGTCGACAGGATAGAGAAAAAGTTTGTCGAGGCAGGGCAAAAAGAGGTGCCGAGTACCGCTGTTGGCGAGGCTGTGATGAGTGAAATAAAGGCCCTGGACGAGGTAGCGTACGTGCGCTTTGCCTCTGTTTACAGGGAGTTTCGGGATATAAGCGAGTTTATGAAGGAAATGATGCAACTTATTGAAAATAAAGATAAACAAAGGCGCGGGGAGAAGTAG